A stretch of Sulfurimonas autotrophica DSM 16294 DNA encodes these proteins:
- a CDS encoding tRNA pseudouridine(13) synthase TruD, whose amino-acid sequence MNREYLENKNTIHFQFEQNKEDFIVDEIPLAFKGNGNFAILHVKKVELTTWDMIAAFAEFLNISAEKIGYAGLKDKHATTTQYISVEAKYEKQLKRFKHPQIKILNSTRHTHSIRMGDLAGNHFSINLFGVSPIEAGQIEKRAAKIAKNGLPNYFGYQRFGRDEDSIEQAREMIAGELHINDAKLKKFLISIYQSYYFNEWLHERVVLSRNKNEGKFLLLEGDIYLTQDGKLFTPKNIVQKDFEAHKVVPTGLLCGRDVYRARAKAGEIEAKYDDAFLYDKGLRREAVIFPTDIKLDYKNNFDILNISFMLPKGSYATVFLEAIANNNFRAKRLTSKTTK is encoded by the coding sequence TTGAACAGAGAATATTTAGAAAACAAAAACACCATACACTTTCAATTTGAACAAAACAAAGAAGACTTTATAGTGGATGAAATTCCTCTTGCATTTAAAGGAAACGGTAATTTTGCCATTTTACATGTAAAGAAGGTGGAACTCACAACCTGGGATATGATAGCGGCTTTCGCCGAATTTTTAAACATTTCGGCTGAAAAAATCGGCTATGCAGGACTTAAAGACAAACATGCTACTACGACGCAGTATATTTCGGTTGAAGCCAAATATGAAAAACAGCTTAAAAGGTTCAAGCATCCACAGATTAAAATACTAAATAGCACAAGGCACACACACTCCATCAGAATGGGTGATTTGGCGGGGAACCATTTTAGTATTAACCTTTTTGGAGTAAGCCCCATAGAAGCAGGGCAGATTGAAAAAAGAGCTGCCAAGATTGCGAAAAACGGACTACCGAATTATTTTGGTTATCAGCGTTTTGGACGTGATGAGGACTCTATAGAGCAGGCACGTGAGATGATAGCCGGTGAGTTACACATAAATGATGCAAAACTGAAAAAATTTCTTATCTCTATCTATCAATCTTATTACTTTAACGAGTGGCTGCATGAACGTGTTGTACTCTCACGCAATAAAAATGAAGGAAAATTTTTACTTTTAGAGGGGGATATTTATCTCACGCAAGATGGTAAACTCTTTACACCTAAAAATATTGTGCAAAAAGATTTTGAAGCTCATAAGGTCGTACCAACAGGACTTTTATGTGGACGTGATGTTTATCGAGCGCGTGCTAAAGCGGGTGAGATAGAGGCAAAATATGATGATGCTTTTTTATATGACAAAGGATTGCGTCGTGAAGCTGTCATCTTCCCAACTGATATAAAACTTGACTATAAAAATAATTTTGATATCTTGAATATCAGCTTTATGCTTCCAAAAGGCTCGTATGCGACAGTTTTTCTAGAAGCGATAGCAAATAACAATTTTAGAGCTAAAAGATTAACTTCAAAAACTACTAAATAA
- a CDS encoding MBL fold metallo-hydrolase, with amino-acid sequence MQIKKQPMGPYQTNCYIATIDGKDFIIDPGVGATKWVLDNVTNPVAILNTHGHFDHVWSNAELQEKLGIKLYTPKDDVFLLQSSEWMPDLPPSIPDVAVEGDEEIDFDGVKVKFTHFPGHSRGCSTIEIGNAMFSGDFIFNRSIGRTDFPYSSPQDMKKSLQKFKQIPYNKTVYPGHGENTTIQQEQQYADYWINQL; translated from the coding sequence ATGCAGATAAAAAAGCAGCCTATGGGACCGTACCAGACCAATTGCTACATTGCCACCATTGATGGCAAAGATTTCATTATAGACCCCGGTGTCGGTGCAACAAAGTGGGTTTTGGACAATGTCACTAACCCTGTGGCAATTTTAAATACACACGGGCACTTTGACCACGTCTGGAGCAATGCCGAACTGCAAGAAAAACTGGGCATTAAACTCTACACGCCAAAAGATGATGTTTTTCTGCTTCAAAGTAGTGAATGGATGCCTGATCTGCCGCCTTCTATACCTGATGTGGCAGTTGAGGGCGATGAAGAGATTGATTTTGACGGTGTCAAGGTTAAATTTACCCATTTTCCGGGACACAGTAGAGGATGTTCTACAATTGAGATAGGCAATGCAATGTTCAGCGGTGATTTTATTTTTAACCGCAGTATCGGAAGAACAGATTTTCCATACTCCAGCCCGCAAGATATGAAAAAATCTTTACAAAAATTTAAACAAATTCCTTATAATAAAACTGTCTATCCGGGTCATGGTGAAAACACAACAATACAACAAGAACAGCAGTATGCAGATTACTGGATAAATCAACTATAA
- a CDS encoding class I SAM-dependent DNA methyltransferase, whose product MQDHFKDKAQNWDSGDIRVNGAKIIADAIEKEIQLSKDMEILDFGVGTGLLGFSVAPKVKQVYGIDTSAKMLEKLEEKNTPELQIKAYHQDIIKEPLQQQFDGLISSMTLHHVEDLDAFFKTIYNNIKTNGFIAIADLESEDGSFHSDNTGVHHFGFDAQTLCEIVQKHGFDDIKIQNINTINKPRKDFGVFLLTAKKC is encoded by the coding sequence ATGCAAGACCACTTCAAAGATAAAGCACAAAACTGGGACAGCGGTGACATACGCGTCAATGGAGCAAAAATAATTGCAGATGCCATAGAAAAAGAAATACAGCTGAGTAAAGATATGGAAATTTTAGATTTTGGTGTCGGTACAGGATTGCTAGGCTTCAGTGTTGCACCAAAAGTCAAACAGGTTTACGGTATTGATACCTCTGCAAAAATGCTGGAAAAACTTGAAGAAAAAAATACGCCCGAGTTACAAATAAAAGCTTATCATCAAGATATTATAAAAGAGCCTCTTCAACAGCAATTTGACGGGCTTATCAGCTCTATGACACTGCATCATGTAGAAGATTTAGATGCTTTTTTCAAAACTATTTATAACAATATTAAAACAAACGGATTTATAGCCATCGCTGATTTAGAGAGTGAAGACGGAAGCTTTCATTCAGACAACACGGGCGTTCACCATTTTGGGTTTGATGCACAAACTCTATGTGAAATCGTACAAAAGCATGGATTTGATGATATAAAAATACAAAATATAAACACTATCAACAAACCTCGTAAAGATTTTGGAGTATTTTTACTCACTGCTAAAAAATGCTAA
- a CDS encoding bifunctional riboflavin kinase/FAD synthetase has product MNKTTTISIGGFDGMHIGHQALFDKLDDKGTIVVIETGYANLTPDRFRERYTTHRIVYLKLDDIRHLDAKGFVNLLKVKFPKLKKIVVGYDFHFGKDRKYSYDDLKNIFKGEVVVVEEVKHNNDSVHSHKIRAKLQIGDIKGANEFLGHNYMVVGKRIDGQGLGSKELFATINLDVKDFLLPKEGVYATLTRIDDEEHYHPSVSFIGHRVSTDGTFAVESHILDGELTCKDKAEISFVDFIRNNEKFDSIQELKEAIKKDIAKAGKELKFLQL; this is encoded by the coding sequence ATGAACAAAACGACGACAATTTCCATAGGCGGATTTGATGGTATGCATATTGGTCATCAGGCACTTTTTGACAAGCTTGATGACAAGGGTACTATTGTAGTTATTGAAACAGGCTATGCAAATCTTACACCTGACAGGTTTAGAGAGCGTTATACAACTCATCGTATTGTTTACTTGAAGCTTGATGATATACGTCATTTGGACGCAAAAGGCTTTGTCAACCTCTTAAAAGTTAAGTTTCCAAAATTAAAAAAAATCGTTGTTGGGTATGATTTTCATTTCGGTAAAGACAGAAAATACTCTTATGATGATTTAAAAAACATATTTAAAGGAGAAGTTGTGGTGGTAGAAGAAGTAAAACATAATAATGACTCGGTACATTCGCATAAAATACGTGCCAAACTTCAAATTGGTGATATAAAAGGCGCCAATGAATTTCTCGGACATAATTATATGGTCGTAGGCAAAAGAATTGACGGGCAGGGGCTTGGCTCAAAAGAACTCTTTGCCACAATCAATCTAGATGTAAAGGACTTTTTATTGCCAAAAGAGGGTGTTTATGCAACACTCACACGAATAGATGATGAAGAACATTATCATCCTTCTGTAAGTTTTATAGGACATCGTGTAAGTACGGACGGCACTTTTGCAGTGGAGTCGCATATACTTGACGGAGAGCTTACATGTAAAGACAAGGCTGAAATAAGCTTTGTCGATTTTATAAGAAACAATGAAAAGTTTGACTCGATACAAGAGCTCAAAGAGGCAATTAAAAAAGATATAGCAAAAGCTGGCAAAGAACTGAAGTTCTTACAACTCTAA
- the ligA gene encoding NAD-dependent DNA ligase LigA, which yields MNKQEYKQAVEKLNLWAYHYYVLDDPIMTDEVYDKLYKEVEQYEEAHPEDILKNSPTQRVGDVVSEGFAKEPHLSRMWSLEDIFDADGLKKWLEKVYRLDSHVTFYCEPKYDGASLNLVYENGELQKGITRGDGTVGERITQNVKTIHTVPLSIEHKELIEIRGEVVIFKDEFDKINKERLKKGEPPFANPRNAAAGSLRQLDPSITAARNLVFLPYGVGVNTLPHKLLNDKMSYIYELGFRKPPLRAITKGYDEIEAIYERMKEERESYSMMLDGMVVKVNEIAAQIDMGYTVKVPRWAVAYKFPAVEKITRLKNIILQVGRTGVVTPVAVVEPTEIEGAVVERATLHNFDEIERMDIRIGDQVIILRSGDVIPKIVKVLTQERDGSEVKIERPTHCPVCGSELLQEEVLIKCQNLKCEARVVNSIIYFASKQCLNIDGLGNKIVEQLFNAGLVRSVLDLFSLTQEKLLELEGFKEKKAQNLLRSIENAKGCELWRFINALGIEHIGEVASKRIAEAFGLEYIHQNKEQLLTIEGIGDEMAESYLEFMRVNEETVVKLQEILRPVEPKKREEAQDNPFKGKRIVLTGTMSEPRPVIKEKLEDLGAKVSGSVSKKTDYVIYGEDAGSKYDKAISLGVKTLTEDELKELLQ from the coding sequence ATGAATAAACAAGAGTATAAACAAGCAGTAGAAAAATTGAATCTTTGGGCATATCACTATTATGTTTTGGATGATCCTATAATGACGGATGAGGTTTATGATAAGCTTTATAAAGAAGTTGAGCAGTATGAAGAGGCACATCCTGAAGATATATTAAAAAATTCTCCGACACAAAGAGTGGGTGATGTTGTCAGTGAGGGTTTTGCAAAAGAGCCGCATCTTTCGCGTATGTGGTCTTTAGAAGACATTTTTGATGCTGATGGGCTGAAAAAATGGCTGGAGAAAGTATATAGGCTTGATTCTCATGTCACATTTTATTGTGAACCAAAGTATGATGGTGCTTCGCTCAATCTTGTATATGAAAATGGTGAATTGCAGAAAGGAATTACTCGAGGAGATGGAACAGTCGGTGAGCGTATTACACAAAATGTCAAAACCATACACACTGTTCCTTTAAGCATTGAGCATAAAGAGCTTATAGAGATTCGCGGTGAGGTTGTGATTTTTAAAGATGAATTTGACAAAATAAACAAAGAACGATTAAAAAAAGGAGAACCGCCTTTTGCAAATCCGCGTAATGCGGCTGCGGGGAGTCTTCGTCAGCTTGACCCGAGTATTACCGCTGCCCGCAATCTTGTTTTTCTTCCTTACGGTGTAGGTGTCAATACGCTGCCTCATAAACTCTTGAATGATAAAATGTCTTATATTTATGAACTTGGATTTCGTAAACCGCCGCTTCGTGCCATTACAAAAGGGTATGATGAAATAGAAGCCATTTATGAGAGGATGAAAGAAGAACGTGAGAGTTACTCTATGATGCTTGACGGTATGGTGGTAAAAGTGAATGAAATAGCCGCGCAAATAGATATGGGCTATACTGTAAAGGTTCCGCGCTGGGCAGTGGCTTACAAGTTTCCTGCAGTTGAAAAGATTACTCGCCTCAAAAATATCATATTACAGGTGGGGCGTACAGGGGTAGTGACACCTGTTGCCGTGGTTGAACCGACAGAGATAGAAGGTGCCGTGGTGGAGAGGGCAACGCTGCATAACTTCGATGAGATAGAGCGTATGGATATCCGCATAGGTGATCAAGTGATAATTTTGCGAAGCGGGGATGTCATTCCTAAAATCGTAAAAGTGCTTACGCAGGAGAGAGACGGCAGTGAAGTGAAAATTGAGCGTCCTACGCATTGCCCTGTTTGCGGGAGTGAACTGCTGCAAGAAGAGGTGCTTATAAAATGTCAAAACCTTAAATGTGAAGCGCGTGTTGTAAATTCCATTATCTATTTTGCTTCAAAACAGTGTCTAAATATTGATGGACTGGGCAATAAAATAGTTGAACAGCTTTTTAATGCAGGACTTGTAAGAAGTGTACTTGATTTATTTTCACTAACTCAAGAAAAACTGCTTGAACTTGAAGGCTTTAAAGAGAAAAAAGCACAAAATCTACTTCGTTCCATAGAGAATGCAAAAGGGTGTGAACTTTGGCGTTTTATCAATGCACTGGGGATTGAGCATATCGGAGAAGTGGCATCAAAAAGGATAGCTGAGGCTTTTGGTCTGGAGTATATTCATCAGAATAAAGAACAGCTTCTTACTATAGAAGGTATAGGCGATGAGATGGCGGAGTCTTATTTAGAATTTATGCGGGTCAACGAAGAGACAGTAGTCAAACTTCAAGAGATACTCCGTCCCGTAGAGCCAAAAAAACGAGAAGAAGCACAAGATAATCCTTTTAAAGGCAAAAGAATTGTACTCACAGGAACAATGAGCGAACCGCGACCGGTTATAAAAGAAAAACTCGAAGACTTAGGCGCAAAAGTAAGCGGCAGTGTGAGTAAAAAAACAGACTATGTCATTTACGGTGAAGATGCCGGAAGCAAGTATGACAAAGCCATTAGTTTAGGTGTGAAAACACTTACAGAAGATGAACTTAAAGAGTTATTACAGTGA
- a CDS encoding diguanylate cyclase domain-containing protein: MMLITNQDVSNLLKFSKEIEKNIVLIATRGIKVDTVEAIFERRKISAKKFRDSYGIPIIEYFLAVVEGEKPLGACPFMSKLVHFLMQKGITPREVFDICMGLRKSLVAFLLRKDIANPALLMDEMAMVFDANLSGVLESFTDLYDKMQENLEHAKMKNKRWQQTSQIINAINTKIIIVEDGRIILANKTFLEMLNVDNLKELYQKHTNVFYFLEGVDVYEDEYQKNIQQWIEKVHQSNKTFKTKIYNQKLKKGFVFSGNITTMQMHQTTQYIITLNNISKYILDEKILKDMLTHDELTGFRNYATFEKLLGKIIQRAQRNDIKLFLAIADIPELREINENKGRNRGDMVICEVAEDLRYLVDSHIYLARLEGSRFGILIQYENEQTAYDWCVKLFNKMEQRAEKKTLAITEVDATESISKLMVRAYALIDQANTIEDSFVLHDFQDIIEYNKLPLQSQFTDKLSKLNSIEITVFYKELPLVSNAKILSVSDERINVKLSLKQIKAVQNDMIIYFKLTLFDTVKASIQSIDIDNQTVWIDRFRFDKHSPLRRKLYRIEADKNIKAYLAAGEREDDVEVLNMNIQYIAVKIGRKRSLDINSQVYLEMQLPLRDVFKQFSSNCTVTRIEKILGGYKLVLLCHLNNENQDMLSHYIANHQRDIIHDLQL, from the coding sequence ATGATGCTAATTACAAATCAAGATGTTTCAAATCTGCTGAAATTCTCAAAAGAAATAGAAAAGAATATTGTTCTAATAGCAACTCGCGGGATTAAAGTCGATACTGTAGAAGCAATTTTTGAGAGAAGAAAAATATCTGCAAAAAAGTTTAGAGACTCTTATGGTATTCCAATTATTGAATATTTTTTAGCTGTCGTAGAGGGTGAAAAACCTTTGGGTGCATGTCCTTTTATGAGTAAATTGGTGCATTTTTTGATGCAAAAAGGTATTACACCTAGAGAAGTTTTTGATATCTGTATGGGATTACGCAAAAGCCTAGTAGCATTTTTGCTAAGAAAAGATATAGCAAATCCAGCATTGCTAATGGATGAAATGGCAATGGTGTTTGATGCCAACCTATCCGGAGTTCTTGAAAGTTTTACAGACCTCTATGATAAAATGCAAGAAAATTTAGAACATGCAAAGATGAAAAATAAAAGGTGGCAGCAAACTTCGCAGATTATAAATGCAATAAATACAAAAATAATTATTGTAGAAGATGGGCGCATCATACTTGCAAATAAAACATTTTTAGAGATGCTCAATGTTGACAATTTGAAGGAATTATATCAAAAGCACACAAACGTATTTTATTTTTTAGAAGGCGTGGATGTTTATGAAGATGAGTATCAAAAGAATATACAACAGTGGATAGAAAAAGTACATCAAAGCAATAAAACTTTTAAGACAAAAATATATAATCAAAAACTAAAAAAAGGGTTTGTATTCAGTGGGAATATAACAACGATGCAGATGCATCAAACGACCCAGTATATAATCACTCTGAATAATATTTCAAAATATATACTGGATGAAAAAATATTAAAAGATATGCTTACCCATGATGAATTAACAGGTTTTAGAAATTATGCAACTTTTGAAAAATTGCTTGGAAAAATAATTCAAAGAGCTCAAAGAAATGACATAAAACTCTTTTTGGCCATTGCTGATATTCCAGAGTTACGAGAAATAAATGAAAACAAGGGCAGAAACAGAGGAGATATGGTTATCTGTGAAGTTGCAGAGGATTTAAGATATTTAGTTGACAGTCATATATATCTTGCAAGATTAGAAGGGAGCAGATTCGGTATATTAATACAGTATGAAAATGAACAAACAGCTTATGATTGGTGTGTTAAGTTATTTAATAAAATGGAACAAAGAGCTGAAAAAAAGACTTTAGCAATAACAGAAGTTGATGCAACGGAAAGTATCAGCAAACTTATGGTGAGAGCTTATGCATTAATCGATCAGGCAAATACAATAGAAGATAGTTTTGTTCTTCATGACTTTCAAGATATTATTGAATATAATAAATTGCCGTTACAAAGTCAGTTTACGGATAAATTATCGAAGTTAAATTCTATAGAAATAACTGTTTTTTATAAGGAATTACCTTTGGTTTCAAATGCAAAAATTTTATCGGTATCAGATGAGCGTATTAATGTAAAATTATCATTGAAGCAGATAAAAGCAGTTCAAAATGATATGATAATTTATTTTAAATTAACATTGTTTGATACTGTTAAGGCTTCTATACAAAGCATAGATATAGATAATCAAACTGTTTGGATTGATAGATTTAGATTTGATAAACATTCCCCATTAAGAAGAAAACTATATAGAATTGAAGCAGATAAAAATATCAAAGCATATCTTGCAGCTGGAGAGAGAGAAGATGATGTTGAGGTATTAAATATGAATATACAATATATTGCAGTAAAAATAGGCAGAAAAAGAAGCTTGGATATTAATTCGCAAGTATATTTGGAGATGCAGTTACCTCTAAGAGATGTTTTTAAACAATTTAGTTCAAATTGTACAGTAACAAGAATTGAAAAAATACTAGGTGGATATAAACTGGTTTTATTATGTCATTTAAACAATGAGAATCAAGATATGTTGTCACACTATATTGCAAATCATCAAAGAGATATTATTCATGACCTTCAGTTATAA
- the tlyA gene encoding 23S rRNA (cytidine-2'-O)-methyltransferase TlyA encodes MRLDNYLVENDFVESRNKAQTIVKEGLVYVNNMLVKKPAFQVQQSDEVRVLEHRSYVSRAAFKLDEFLNETGLHVKGKTALDIGSSTGGFTQVLLERGAGKVSCVDVGREQLHHSLRKDERVHVYENCDIRKFEPDKQFDLIVSDVAFISLLYILDDVDRLGSEDIILLFKPQFEVGREAKRDKNGVVTDKKAIANAMTKFEDACRLKNWQLLQKSPSKLTGKEGNLEYCYYFKK; translated from the coding sequence GTGAGATTAGATAACTATTTGGTAGAAAACGATTTTGTAGAGAGCAGGAATAAAGCTCAGACTATTGTTAAAGAAGGGCTTGTTTATGTTAATAATATGCTTGTTAAGAAGCCTGCTTTTCAAGTGCAGCAGAGTGATGAGGTGCGTGTTTTGGAACATAGGTCTTATGTCTCGCGTGCGGCCTTTAAACTTGATGAATTTTTAAATGAAACAGGTTTACATGTAAAGGGTAAAACAGCATTGGATATCGGTTCTTCTACCGGCGGATTTACTCAGGTTTTACTTGAGCGAGGTGCAGGGAAGGTAAGCTGCGTGGATGTCGGAAGAGAGCAGTTACATCACTCTTTACGTAAAGATGAACGGGTACATGTATATGAAAACTGTGATATTCGCAAATTTGAACCTGACAAGCAATTTGATTTGATAGTAAGTGATGTGGCTTTCATTTCACTGCTTTATATTTTAGACGATGTCGACAGACTTGGCAGTGAAGACATTATTCTACTTTTTAAACCGCAGTTTGAAGTAGGGCGTGAGGCAAAACGAGATAAAAACGGTGTTGTTACAGACAAAAAAGCCATAGCTAATGCCATGACAAAGTTTGAAGATGCCTGCAGACTGAAAAACTGGCAGTTATTGCAAAAGTCTCCTTCAAAACTCACAGGAAAAGAAGGTAACTTGGAGTACTGCTACTATTTTAAAAAGTGA
- the cmoB gene encoding tRNA 5-methoxyuridine(34)/uridine 5-oxyacetic acid(34) synthase CmoB, with protein sequence MNLEELRKERQKWMTWKNIAPLREAIQSLEDVTCNVTLGDVVKISGDFDEKKIYETARMLMPWRKGPFEIGKTFIDSEWKSYVKYNLLRPYFDLKDKRVADIGCNNGYYMFRMQEDEPKSLVGFDPSPLYKTQFDFINHFVKSDIVYELLGVEHLEFYEEKFDTIFCLGVLYHRSDPVAMLKSLYKGLDKKGEVILDTFYIDGEEETALCPKFSYSKIPNIYFVPTIKALKNWCLRAGFNDFEVLHTSVTDAGEQRKTEWIEGQSLEDFLDPEDSSKTVEGYPAPQRVYVRLIKDKK encoded by the coding sequence ATGAACTTAGAAGAATTAAGAAAAGAACGACAAAAGTGGATGACATGGAAAAATATAGCACCGCTCAGAGAAGCAATACAAAGTCTTGAAGATGTTACATGTAATGTTACTCTTGGCGATGTTGTAAAAATATCTGGCGATTTCGATGAAAAAAAGATTTATGAAACAGCAAGAATGCTTATGCCATGGCGTAAAGGGCCTTTTGAAATTGGGAAGACATTTATAGACAGTGAGTGGAAAAGTTATGTAAAATATAATCTGCTTAGACCCTATTTTGATTTAAAAGATAAAAGAGTTGCCGATATAGGGTGTAATAACGGCTACTATATGTTTCGTATGCAGGAAGATGAGCCGAAATCGTTGGTAGGTTTTGACCCGTCACCGCTGTATAAAACGCAGTTTGATTTTATAAATCATTTTGTCAAAAGTGATATTGTGTATGAGCTCTTAGGTGTTGAACATCTTGAGTTTTATGAAGAGAAGTTTGATACCATCTTTTGTTTAGGTGTTTTGTATCATAGAAGCGATCCTGTTGCAATGCTGAAGTCATTATATAAAGGGCTGGATAAAAAAGGCGAAGTTATTTTAGATACCTTTTATATAGACGGGGAGGAAGAAACGGCATTATGTCCGAAATTTTCGTATTCTAAAATACCCAATATTTATTTTGTACCGACGATAAAAGCATTGAAAAATTGGTGTCTGCGAGCAGGATTTAATGACTTTGAAGTGTTACATACTTCTGTAACTGATGCCGGAGAACAACGTAAAACGGAGTGGATAGAGGGACAGTCATTAGAAGATTTTTTAGACCCTGAGGACAGCAGTAAAACAGTGGAAGGTTACCCGGCACCCCAAAGAGTGTATGTAAGATTGATAAAGGATAAAAAATAA
- a CDS encoding cation diffusion facilitator family transporter translates to MRLEKKATVASSSVAALLVLLKLTVGILSGSIAVLASAIDSLLDLTVSMFNYFALHNAEKHPDEQFHFGRSKLEPLAAVIEGTIISFSALFILYEAISKIMHPAPMEYMGASIYVMVASFIITGFLVVFLNYVAKKTKNMVIRADALHYKTDIFSNGAVLFALVAIEYTGEQLIDPILGIAIAFYMIYSAVPIIKEGVLMLLDVALAKEDVQKIEAILKSEPEITAYHYLQTRESGSHIFISYHLVFNISISLYDAHLIADKIEAKIKALFDDKKVHILTHMDPYDDSEINEEEEEW, encoded by the coding sequence ATGCGATTAGAGAAAAAAGCAACTGTTGCCTCAAGCAGTGTAGCAGCTCTCCTTGTTTTACTGAAGTTAACAGTGGGTATTTTAAGCGGCTCTATCGCTGTTTTGGCATCAGCTATTGACTCTTTGCTTGACTTAACTGTTTCTATGTTTAATTACTTTGCTCTTCATAACGCAGAAAAACACCCTGATGAGCAGTTTCATTTCGGTCGTAGTAAACTAGAACCGCTTGCAGCTGTAATTGAGGGAACGATTATCTCGTTTTCGGCACTCTTTATTCTCTATGAAGCTATATCAAAAATTATGCATCCTGCGCCTATGGAATATATGGGTGCAAGTATTTATGTTATGGTTGCTTCTTTTATAATTACCGGTTTTTTAGTTGTATTTCTTAATTATGTCGCAAAAAAGACAAAAAATATGGTCATTCGTGCCGATGCTCTTCACTATAAAACAGATATTTTTTCAAACGGTGCAGTTCTTTTCGCACTTGTTGCTATTGAGTATACGGGAGAACAATTAATTGACCCGATTTTAGGTATTGCTATTGCATTTTATATGATTTATTCTGCTGTTCCTATCATAAAAGAGGGTGTGTTAATGCTTCTTGATGTTGCACTTGCAAAAGAAGATGTACAAAAAATAGAAGCTATTTTGAAAAGTGAACCGGAAATTACCGCTTATCATTATCTGCAAACACGAGAATCCGGTTCACACATCTTTATCTCCTATCATTTAGTCTTTAATATCAGTATCTCTTTATATGATGCTCACCTAATCGCCGATAAAATAGAAGCAAAAATCAAAGCTCTTTTTGATGATAAAAAAGTCCATATTTTAACACATATGGACCCTTATGATGATTCGGAAATAAATGAAGAAGAGGAAGAGTGGTAA
- a CDS encoding PaaI family thioesterase, producing MENEQAEDDLELDEYQNPENQVMIKTHERINQNLCGEIVKMEEGYVELSLTTIPDMLADDVGLIHGGFIFGAADYAAMLAVNERNVVLVASDCQFLSPVKLHDVVDVVARLRHKEGRKRNVHVQAFVLDIKVFEGEFKTVITEKHILKLKLLEDEEKMSGTQNSQRQKS from the coding sequence ATGGAAAATGAACAAGCTGAAGATGACTTAGAACTTGATGAGTATCAAAATCCTGAAAATCAGGTGATGATTAAAACGCATGAAAGAATAAACCAAAATCTTTGCGGTGAAATTGTAAAGATGGAAGAGGGCTATGTTGAACTCAGCCTCACAACTATTCCTGATATGCTTGCCGATGATGTCGGACTGATTCATGGCGGCTTTATTTTCGGTGCTGCCGATTATGCGGCTATGCTTGCGGTTAATGAGCGCAATGTGGTGTTGGTTGCAAGTGACTGCCAGTTTCTCTCCCCTGTCAAGCTGCATGATGTTGTCGATGTAGTAGCCCGCCTCCGGCACAAAGAAGGACGAAAAAGAAATGTACATGTACAGGCCTTTGTCCTTGACATAAAAGTTTTTGAAGGAGAATTTAAAACTGTTATAACCGAAAAGCATATTCTTAAGTTAAAACTACTAGAAGATGAAGAGAAAATGAGCGGAACCCAAAATTCGCAAAGACAGAAGTCTTAG